A genomic segment from Spinacia oleracea cultivar Varoflay chromosome 3, BTI_SOV_V1, whole genome shotgun sequence encodes:
- the LOC130469286 gene encoding uncharacterized protein — translation MAVSILLNSLHSGFGRFKQLYLSEPREETVAEFVHLVRKAEIILDCEAKDLLKARGRPFKKSGKSKGNAKSKQDKSTSSCLYCNGIGHYKRECSKLKEDQKNGTVVPSSGTKKK, via the exons atggcagtctctatcttgctcaattcactacacagtgggtttggtcgcttcaagcaactatacctaagtgaaccaagagaagaaacagttgcagaatttgttcaccttgtcagaaaggctgagataatactggactgtgaagccaaagatttactcaaggctagagggagaccgttcaagaaaagtggaaagtccaagggcaatgctaaatcaaagcaggacaagtccacatcaagctgtctttattgtaatggaataggccattacaaaagagaatgttcaaagctaaaggaagatcagaagaacggaacagtcgttccatcttcag ggactaagaagaagtag